Proteins from a single region of Streptomyces spinoverrucosus:
- the secD gene encoding protein translocase subunit SecD — MAAPKKGRSSSAQSKPWRSLALILIAIVALTGGMFASGHTTPRLGIDLAGGTSITLGAVPEDGNESAINPTNMNTAVDIMERRVNGLGVSEAEVQTQGDRNIIVNIPKGTNSQQAREQVGTTAKLYFRPVLATEPSGGNAAPTPSPSASSSAPSGDKDKATGSQSPAASDSASQSATPSATATTQGRAVTDALKADATPSPSGSTSPSASPSGSATGDDSELQAKYAALDCSKESVRATTGEGAKPTDSTVGCGEIQGVWYKYLLGPAAVDGTEVDNAQAVYDTQSGAGWKVQMDFTNAGAKKFADITGRLAQNQSPQNQFGIVLDGEVVSSPYVNQSISGGNAEISGSFTQEEAQGLANMLSYGALPLTFREESVTTVTAALGGDQLQAGLIAGAIGLALVVIYLLVYYRGLSFIAILSLLVSAALTYVLMSLLGPAIGFALNLPAVCGAIVAIGITADSFIVYFERVRDEIREGRSLRPAVERAWPRARRTILVSDFVSFLAAAVLFIVTVGKVQGFAFTLGLTTLLDVVVVFLFTKPLLTIMARRKFFASGHPWSGLDPKRLGARPPLRRTRRPAAPVEPKEA; from the coding sequence GTGGCAGCACCTAAAAAGGGCCGGAGCTCGAGCGCCCAGAGCAAGCCATGGCGCTCGCTGGCCCTGATCCTGATCGCCATCGTGGCGCTCACCGGGGGAATGTTCGCCTCCGGACACACCACTCCGCGTCTCGGCATCGACCTGGCCGGTGGTACGAGCATCACGCTCGGGGCTGTGCCCGAGGACGGCAACGAGTCCGCGATCAACCCGACCAACATGAACACCGCGGTCGACATCATGGAGCGCCGCGTCAACGGTCTGGGTGTCTCGGAGGCCGAGGTCCAGACGCAGGGCGATCGCAACATCATCGTCAACATTCCCAAGGGCACCAACTCACAGCAGGCCCGGGAACAGGTCGGCACCACCGCCAAGCTCTACTTCCGCCCGGTCCTGGCCACCGAGCCCTCCGGCGGCAACGCCGCGCCGACCCCCTCGCCGAGCGCCTCCTCCAGCGCGCCCTCCGGTGACAAGGACAAGGCCACCGGCTCTCAGAGCCCCGCCGCCTCGGATTCCGCCAGCCAGAGCGCGACCCCTTCGGCCACCGCCACCACCCAGGGCCGCGCCGTCACGGACGCCCTGAAGGCCGACGCCACCCCGTCGCCGTCCGGCTCCACCTCTCCCAGCGCCTCCCCGAGCGGCAGCGCCACCGGCGACGACAGCGAGCTCCAGGCCAAGTACGCGGCGCTGGACTGCAGCAAGGAGTCGGTCCGCGCCACCACCGGTGAGGGCGCCAAGCCCACCGACTCCACCGTGGGCTGCGGCGAGATCCAGGGCGTCTGGTACAAGTACCTGCTCGGCCCGGCCGCCGTCGACGGCACCGAGGTCGACAACGCCCAGGCCGTCTACGACACGCAGAGCGGCGCCGGCTGGAAGGTCCAGATGGACTTCACCAACGCCGGTGCCAAGAAGTTCGCCGACATCACCGGCCGGCTCGCGCAGAACCAGTCCCCGCAGAACCAGTTCGGCATCGTCCTCGACGGCGAGGTCGTCTCCAGCCCGTACGTCAACCAGTCGATCAGCGGCGGCAACGCCGAGATCTCCGGCAGCTTCACGCAGGAGGAGGCCCAGGGCCTCGCCAACATGCTGTCGTACGGCGCGCTGCCTCTGACGTTCCGCGAGGAGAGCGTCACCACGGTGACCGCGGCGCTCGGCGGGGACCAGCTGCAGGCCGGTCTGATCGCGGGCGCCATCGGTCTCGCCCTGGTCGTGATCTACCTGCTGGTCTACTACCGCGGCCTGTCGTTCATCGCGATCCTGTCGCTGCTCGTCTCCGCCGCCCTCACCTACGTGCTCATGTCGCTGCTCGGCCCGGCCATCGGCTTCGCGCTGAACCTGCCGGCCGTCTGTGGTGCCATCGTCGCCATCGGTATCACGGCGGACTCGTTCATTGTGTACTTCGAACGGGTCCGGGACGAGATCCGCGAGGGCCGCTCGCTGCGGCCCGCCGTCGAGCGGGCCTGGCCGCGCGCCCGGCGCACCATCCTGGTCTCCGACTTCGTGTCGTTCCTCGCCGCCGCGGTGCTCTTCATCGTCACCGTCGGCAAGGTCCAGGGCTTCGCGTTCACGCTCGGTCTGACCACCCTGCTCGACGTCGTGGTCGTCTTCCTCTTCACCAAGCCGCTGCTGACGATCATGGCCCGCCGGAAGTTCTTCGCCAGCGGTCACCCGTGGTCCGGCCTCGACCCCAAGCGCCTCGGCGCCCGTCCGCCGCTGCGCCGCACCCGCCGTCCCGCCGCCCCCGTCGAACCGAAGGAGGCGTGA
- a CDS encoding MBL fold metallo-hydrolase: MLIAGFPAGAWGTNCYLVAPAAGEECVIIDPGHQAAPGVEETLKKHRLKPVAVVLTHGHIDHVASVVPVCGAHDVPAWIHPEDRYMLSDPEKALGRSIGMPLMGELTVGEPDDVKELADGVGLELAGLEFSVAHAPGHTKGSVTFRMPEAADIPSVFFSGDLLFAGSIGRTDLPGGDMAEMLDSLARVCLPLDDSTVVLSGHGPQTTIGQERATNPYLRQVAAGLGAQEAPRRGM, from the coding sequence GTGCTCATTGCCGGGTTCCCCGCCGGGGCCTGGGGGACGAACTGTTATCTCGTCGCCCCCGCCGCCGGTGAGGAGTGCGTGATCATCGACCCGGGCCACCAGGCGGCCCCAGGAGTCGAGGAAACGCTGAAGAAGCATCGGCTCAAGCCCGTCGCCGTCGTCCTCACCCACGGCCACATCGACCACGTGGCCTCGGTCGTCCCGGTCTGCGGAGCGCACGACGTGCCGGCCTGGATCCACCCCGAGGACCGGTACATGCTGAGCGACCCGGAGAAGGCCCTCGGGCGGTCCATCGGGATGCCGCTCATGGGCGAGCTCACCGTGGGGGAGCCCGACGACGTCAAGGAGCTGGCCGACGGGGTCGGGCTGGAACTGGCGGGGCTGGAGTTCTCCGTCGCGCACGCGCCGGGCCATACCAAGGGGTCGGTGACCTTCCGGATGCCCGAGGCCGCGGACATCCCGTCCGTGTTCTTCTCCGGGGATCTGCTCTTCGCCGGCTCCATCGGACGCACCGACCTGCCCGGCGGTGACATGGCCGAGATGCTCGACTCGCTGGCCCGCGTGTGCCTGCCGCTCGACGACTCGACCGTGGTGCTGTCCGGCCACGGCCCCCAGACCACCATCGGCCAGGAGCGCGCCACCAACCCCTATCTGCGGCAGGTGGCCGCCGGCCTGGGAGCCCAGGAGGCTCCCCGACGAGGAATGTGA
- a CDS encoding RelA/SpoT family protein has translation MPDEAQHLTAAKPERASDSAAQPAQHAKKDTRGSVEHAQSAPVAKAAEQSRPKPAPPERPASTAPIRPAATPQTPRSGSSNRVRARLARLGVQRANPYNPVLEPLLRIVRSNDPKIETSTLRQIEKAYQVAERWHRGQKRKSGDPYITHPLAVTTILAELGMDPATLMAGLLHDTVEDTEYGLEDLRRDFGDVVALLVDGVTKLDKVKFGEAAQAETVRKMVVAMAKDPRVLVIKLADRLHNMRTMRYLKREKQEKKARETLEIYAPLAHRLGMNTIKWELEDLAFAILYPKMYDEIVRLVAERAPKRDEYLAIVTDEVQQDLRAARIKATVTGRPKHYYSVYQKMIVRGRDFAEIYDLVGIRVLVDTVRDCYAALGTVHARWNPVPGRFKDYIAMPKFNMYQSLHTTVIGPNGKPVELQIRTFDMHRRAEYGIAAHWKYKQEAVAGASKVRTDVPKASGKDKDAINDMAWLRQLLDWQKETEDPSEFLESLRFDLSRNEVFVFTPKGDVIALPAGATPVDFAYAVHTEVGHRTIGARVNGRLVPLESTLDNGDLVEVFTSKAAGAGPSRDWLGFVKSPRARNKIRAWFSKERRDEAIEQGKDAIVRAMRKQNLPIQRILTGDSLVTLAHEMRYPDISALYAAIGEGHVSAQNVVQKLVQAFGGEEAATEEIDESVPPARGRGRKRRTSADPGVVVKGVDDVWVKLARCCTPVPGDPIIGFVTRGSGVSVHRSDCVNVESLSREPERILDVEWAPTQSSVFLVAIQVEALDRSRLLSDVTRVLSDQHVNILSAAVQTSRDRVATSRFTFEMGDPKHLGHVLKAVRGVEGVYDVYRVTSARSRS, from the coding sequence TTGCCAGACGAGGCCCAGCACCTGACCGCCGCCAAGCCCGAGCGCGCCTCGGACTCCGCGGCCCAGCCCGCGCAGCACGCGAAGAAGGACACGCGCGGGTCGGTCGAGCACGCCCAGTCCGCGCCCGTCGCGAAGGCCGCCGAGCAGTCGCGCCCCAAGCCCGCCCCTCCCGAGCGCCCCGCGTCCACGGCCCCGATCCGTCCCGCCGCCACGCCCCAGACGCCGCGGTCCGGCTCCTCCAACCGGGTCCGCGCCCGTCTGGCCCGTCTCGGCGTCCAGCGCGCCAACCCGTACAACCCGGTCCTGGAGCCCCTGCTCCGGATAGTCCGCAGCAACGACCCCAAGATCGAGACGTCGACGCTGCGCCAGATCGAGAAGGCCTACCAGGTCGCCGAGCGCTGGCACCGCGGGCAGAAGCGCAAGAGCGGTGACCCGTACATCACGCACCCCCTCGCGGTGACCACGATCCTCGCCGAGCTGGGCATGGATCCGGCCACCCTCATGGCGGGCCTGCTGCACGACACGGTCGAGGACACCGAGTACGGGCTGGAGGACCTGCGCCGCGACTTCGGCGACGTGGTGGCCCTGCTCGTCGACGGTGTCACCAAACTGGACAAGGTCAAGTTCGGCGAGGCCGCGCAGGCCGAGACCGTGCGCAAGATGGTCGTCGCCATGGCCAAGGACCCGCGCGTCCTGGTCATCAAGCTCGCCGACCGCCTGCACAACATGCGCACCATGCGCTACCTCAAGCGCGAGAAGCAGGAGAAGAAGGCGCGCGAGACCCTGGAGATCTACGCGCCGCTCGCCCACCGCCTCGGCATGAACACCATCAAGTGGGAACTGGAGGACCTCGCCTTCGCGATCCTCTACCCCAAGATGTACGACGAGATCGTACGGCTGGTGGCCGAGCGGGCACCGAAGCGTGACGAGTACCTGGCCATAGTGACCGACGAGGTGCAGCAGGACCTGCGCGCCGCCCGCATCAAGGCGACGGTCACCGGCCGCCCGAAGCACTACTACAGCGTCTACCAGAAGATGATCGTCCGCGGCCGTGACTTCGCGGAGATCTACGACCTGGTGGGGATTCGTGTACTTGTCGACACGGTCCGCGACTGTTACGCCGCCCTCGGCACCGTGCACGCGCGATGGAATCCGGTCCCCGGCCGGTTCAAGGACTACATCGCGATGCCCAAGTTCAACATGTACCAGTCGCTGCACACGACGGTGATCGGCCCCAACGGCAAGCCGGTCGAACTCCAGATCCGTACGTTCGACATGCACCGCCGCGCCGAGTACGGCATCGCCGCGCACTGGAAGTACAAGCAGGAGGCCGTGGCCGGTGCCTCCAAGGTGCGCACGGACGTACCCAAGGCGTCCGGCAAGGACAAGGACGCCATCAACGACATGGCGTGGCTGCGGCAGCTTTTGGACTGGCAGAAGGAGACCGAGGACCCCAGCGAGTTCCTGGAGTCGCTGCGCTTCGACCTGTCCCGCAACGAGGTCTTCGTCTTCACCCCGAAGGGCGACGTCATAGCGCTCCCGGCGGGGGCGACGCCCGTGGACTTCGCGTACGCCGTGCACACCGAGGTCGGTCACCGCACCATAGGGGCGCGGGTCAACGGTCGTCTCGTACCGCTCGAATCCACCCTGGACAACGGCGACCTGGTGGAGGTCTTCACCTCCAAGGCCGCCGGCGCCGGCCCGTCCCGCGACTGGCTCGGCTTCGTGAAGTCGCCGCGCGCCCGCAACAAGATCCGGGCGTGGTTCTCCAAGGAGCGCCGCGACGAGGCGATCGAGCAGGGCAAGGACGCGATCGTCCGCGCGATGCGCAAGCAGAACCTGCCGATCCAGCGCATCCTCACCGGCGACTCCCTCGTCACCCTCGCGCACGAGATGCGCTACCCGGACATCTCCGCGCTGTACGCGGCGATCGGCGAGGGCCATGTCTCCGCGCAGAACGTCGTCCAGAAGCTCGTCCAGGCCTTCGGCGGCGAGGAGGCGGCCACCGAGGAGATCGACGAGAGCGTCCCGCCGGCGCGCGGACGCGGCCGCAAACGCCGGACCAGCGCCGACCCCGGCGTGGTCGTCAAGGGCGTCGACGACGTCTGGGTGAAGCTGGCCCGCTGCTGTACGCCGGTCCCGGGCGACCCGATCATCGGTTTCGTCACGCGCGGTAGTGGCGTATCGGTTCACCGCAGCGACTGTGTGAACGTGGAGTCACTGTCCCGTGAGCCCGAGCGCATCCTCGACGTCGAGTGGGCGCCCACTCAGTCCTCGGTCTTCCTGGTCGCCATCCAGGTCGAGGCCCTGGACCGCTCCCGGCTGCTGTCGGACGTCACGCGTGTGCTGTCCGACCAGCACGTCAACATCCTCTCCGCGGCCGTCCAGACCTCCCGCGACCGGGTCGCCACCTCCCGCTTCACCTTCGAGATGGGCGACCCGAAGCACCTCGGCCACGTCCTGAAGGCGGTCCGGGGCGTCGAGGGCGTCTACGACGTGTACCGGGTGACGTCGGCGCGCAGCCGGTCGTAA
- the ruvB gene encoding Holliday junction branch migration DNA helicase RuvB translates to MNWDDSTDTSAPERLVGASADREDQAVEAALRPKDLGEFIGQEKVREQLDLVLRAARARGATADHVLLSGAPGLGKTTLSMIIAAEMGAPIRITSGPAIQHAGDLAAILSSLQEGEVLFLDEIHRMSRPAEEMLYMAMEDFRVDVIVGKGPGATAIPLELPPFTLVGATTRAGLLPPPLRDRFGFTAHMEFYEPAELERVIHRSANLLDVEIDSAGAAEIAGRSRGTPRIANRLLRRVRDYAQVKADGIITREIAAAALEVYEVDARGLDRLDRGVLEALLKLFGGGPVGLSTLAVAVGEERETVEEVAEPFLVREGLLARTPRGRVATPAAWAHLGLTPPRSGGVGNGQQDLFGA, encoded by the coding sequence ATGAACTGGGACGACTCGACCGACACCTCCGCCCCCGAGCGGCTCGTCGGCGCGTCCGCCGACCGTGAGGACCAGGCCGTCGAGGCCGCGCTGCGGCCCAAGGACCTGGGCGAGTTCATCGGCCAGGAGAAGGTCCGCGAACAGCTCGACCTCGTCCTGCGCGCCGCACGCGCGCGGGGCGCCACCGCCGACCACGTGCTGCTCTCCGGCGCCCCCGGCCTCGGCAAGACCACCCTCTCCATGATCATCGCGGCCGAGATGGGCGCCCCGATCCGCATCACCTCCGGCCCCGCCATCCAGCACGCCGGCGACCTCGCCGCGATCCTGTCCTCCCTTCAGGAGGGCGAGGTCCTCTTCCTCGACGAGATCCACCGCATGTCGAGGCCCGCCGAGGAGATGCTGTACATGGCGATGGAGGACTTCCGGGTCGACGTCATCGTCGGCAAGGGCCCCGGCGCCACGGCCATCCCCCTGGAGCTGCCCCCGTTCACCCTGGTCGGCGCCACCACGCGCGCGGGCCTGCTGCCGCCCCCGCTGCGCGACCGCTTCGGCTTCACCGCGCACATGGAGTTCTACGAACCCGCCGAACTGGAACGCGTCATCCACCGCTCGGCCAACCTGCTGGACGTCGAGATCGACTCGGCCGGAGCCGCCGAGATCGCCGGCCGCTCCCGGGGCACGCCCCGGATCGCCAACCGGCTGCTGCGCCGCGTCCGGGACTACGCGCAGGTCAAGGCCGACGGGATCATCACGCGCGAGATCGCGGCGGCGGCGCTGGAGGTCTACGAGGTCGACGCCCGTGGCCTGGACCGCCTCGACCGCGGCGTGCTCGAAGCGCTGCTGAAGCTGTTCGGCGGCGGACCGGTCGGCCTGTCCACGCTCGCCGTGGCGGTGGGGGAGGAGCGCGAGACCGTCGAGGAGGTCGCCGAGCCGTTCCTCGTACGGGAGGGCCTGCTGGCCCGCACCCCGCGCGGTCGGGTCGCCACGCCTGCCGCCTGGGCGCATCTCGGCCTCACCCCGCCCCGCTCGGGCGGCGTGGGAAACGGACAACAGGACTTGTTCGGGGCGTGA
- a CDS encoding DUF349 domain-containing protein encodes MSSDPWGRVDETGTVYVRTADGEQVVGSWQAGSPEEALAYFERKYEGLVVEIGLLEKRVQTTDLSAKDATAAIDHLREQVDAHHAVGDLDALRGRLDKLVQTVEARREERKAQRARQTDEARHAKEALVAEAEELAQSDQWRAAGERLRALVDTWKGLPRLDRKSDDELWHRFSHARSAFSKRRKAHFAQLDAQREEARKTKERLVAEAEELSSSTDWGPTAARYRELMSEWKAAGRAQREHEDDLWNRFRGAQDVFFAARSSVFAERDAEQAENLKLKEELAEEAEKILPVTDLKAARAAFRSVNERWEAIGHVPRDARPKVEGRMHAVERAIQEAEEAEWRRTNPEARARAEGLTGQLQAAVDKLQKQIEQARTQGNTAKADKLERELEGRQALLDQALKGLQEFGG; translated from the coding sequence GTGAGCAGCGACCCGTGGGGCCGCGTCGACGAGACGGGGACCGTGTACGTGCGTACGGCCGACGGCGAGCAGGTCGTCGGTTCCTGGCAGGCCGGCTCCCCCGAGGAAGCGTTGGCCTACTTCGAGCGCAAGTACGAGGGCCTGGTTGTCGAGATCGGCCTCCTCGAGAAGCGAGTGCAGACCACCGACCTGTCGGCGAAGGACGCGACGGCGGCCATCGACCATCTGCGCGAGCAGGTCGACGCGCACCACGCGGTCGGGGATCTGGACGCGCTGCGCGGCCGGCTGGACAAGCTCGTCCAGACCGTCGAGGCGCGCCGCGAGGAGCGCAAGGCGCAGCGGGCGCGGCAGACCGACGAGGCCCGGCACGCCAAGGAGGCGCTGGTCGCGGAGGCGGAGGAGCTGGCGCAGTCCGACCAGTGGCGGGCGGCCGGTGAGCGGCTGCGGGCCCTGGTGGACACCTGGAAGGGGCTGCCGCGGCTGGACCGCAAGTCGGACGACGAGCTGTGGCACCGCTTCTCGCACGCCCGTTCGGCGTTCTCCAAGCGCCGCAAGGCGCACTTCGCGCAGCTGGACGCGCAGCGCGAGGAGGCCCGCAAGACCAAGGAGCGGCTGGTCGCCGAGGCCGAGGAGCTGTCGAGCTCGACGGACTGGGGCCCGACGGCCGCGCGCTACCGCGAGCTGATGTCCGAGTGGAAGGCGGCCGGCCGCGCCCAGCGCGAGCACGAGGACGACCTGTGGAACCGCTTCCGCGGCGCCCAGGACGTCTTCTTCGCCGCCCGCAGCTCGGTCTTCGCCGAGCGGGACGCGGAGCAGGCGGAGAACCTCAAGCTCAAGGAGGAGCTGGCCGAGGAGGCCGAGAAGATCCTCCCGGTCACCGACCTGAAGGCGGCGCGTGCCGCCTTCCGCTCGGTCAACGAGCGCTGGGAGGCCATCGGCCATGTGCCGCGCGACGCCCGGCCGAAGGTCGAGGGCCGGATGCACGCCGTGGAGCGGGCCATCCAGGAGGCCGAGGAGGCCGAGTGGCGTCGGACGAACCCGGAGGCACGCGCGCGTGCCGAGGGTCTGACCGGTCAGCTCCAGGCCGCCGTGGACAAGCTCCAGAAGCAGATCGAGCAGGCGCGCACCCAGGGCAACACCGCCAAGGCCGACAAGCTGGAGCGTGAGCTGGAAGGCCGCCAGGCGCTGCTTGACCAGGCGCTGAAGGGCCTCCAGGAGTTCGGCGGCTGA
- a CDS encoding peptidylprolyl isomerase has product MVSQEQRRRQLAREKFLRQQQRRTDARRKARTRNAVIASALGVVLIGSLALYTTGVLKDDDKTNAGAEVTESASPSKAPDPCDKPAAGKVESQTWKKEPAMTIDKSADYTMKLATTCGDIDIALKTSAAPHTVNSFDFLAGKGYFDHTKCHRLTTNGIYVLQCGDPTGSGSGGPGYTIPDENLKDKSLKDNIYPAGTVAMANTGQPNSGGSQFFLVYQDSQLPPSYTPFGTVSESGMTVLKKIADAGESTGAGDGAPNATVVINKATVSKS; this is encoded by the coding sequence GTGGTCAGCCAGGAACAGCGGCGGCGTCAGCTCGCCCGGGAGAAGTTCTTGCGGCAGCAGCAGCGGCGCACCGACGCCCGGCGCAAGGCGCGCACGCGCAACGCCGTGATCGCTTCGGCGCTCGGCGTGGTCCTGATCGGCAGCCTCGCGCTGTACACGACCGGCGTGCTCAAGGACGACGACAAGACCAACGCCGGCGCGGAAGTCACGGAGAGCGCCTCCCCGTCCAAGGCCCCGGACCCGTGCGACAAGCCGGCCGCCGGCAAGGTCGAGTCGCAGACCTGGAAGAAGGAGCCGGCGATGACCATCGACAAGTCGGCCGACTACACGATGAAGCTGGCGACGACCTGCGGTGACATAGACATCGCGCTGAAGACGTCGGCGGCCCCGCACACGGTGAACTCGTTCGACTTCCTGGCCGGCAAGGGCTACTTCGACCACACCAAGTGCCACCGGCTGACCACCAACGGCATCTACGTGCTCCAGTGCGGCGACCCGACGGGCAGCGGCAGCGGCGGTCCCGGCTACACGATTCCGGACGAGAACCTGAAGGACAAGAGCCTCAAGGACAACATCTACCCCGCGGGCACCGTCGCGATGGCGAACACCGGACAGCCGAACTCCGGCGGCAGCCAGTTCTTCCTCGTCTACCAGGACAGTCAGCTGCCGCCCAGCTACACACCGTTCGGTACCGTGTCCGAGTCCGGTATGACGGTGCTGAAGAAGATCGCCGACGCGGGTGAGAGCACGGGAGCCGGTGACGGGGCGCCCAACGCGACGGTCGTCATCAACAAGGCGACCGTCTCGAAATCCTGA
- the secF gene encoding protein translocase subunit SecF: protein MSKLGNLGARLHRGEVGYDFVGNRKIWYGISILITITAIVGLAVRGLNMGIEFQGGAVFTTPKTSVSVSQAEEYAEEASGHDAIVQQLGNGSLRIQIAGIDTGQSDRINEALAEDLKVDAEKINAELVGPSWGEQIANKAWQGLGIFLVLVVIYLAIAFEWRMAVAAFVALIHDITITVGIYALVGFEVTPGTVIGLLTILGYSLYDTVVVFDSLKEQTKDITKQTRWTYSDIANRSINSTLVRSINTTVVALLPVAGLLFIGGGVLGAGMLNDISLSLFVGLAAGAYSSIFIATPLVADLKEREPQLKALKKRVLAKRAQSADQGETVAVDGPDEPLADEPEDAAPAGVGPRNQPASRTRGRGRPSGKRR from the coding sequence ATGTCGAAGCTCGGCAACCTCGGCGCCCGACTGCACCGAGGCGAGGTCGGTTACGACTTCGTCGGCAACCGCAAGATCTGGTACGGCATCTCCATCCTGATCACCATCACGGCCATCGTCGGCCTGGCGGTGCGCGGCCTGAACATGGGCATCGAGTTCCAGGGCGGAGCCGTCTTCACCACGCCGAAGACGTCCGTCTCGGTCTCCCAGGCCGAGGAGTACGCGGAGGAGGCCTCCGGCCACGACGCGATCGTCCAGCAGCTCGGCAACGGCAGCCTCCGCATCCAGATCGCGGGCATCGACACGGGCCAGTCTGACCGGATCAACGAGGCGCTGGCCGAGGACCTGAAGGTCGACGCCGAGAAGATCAACGCCGAACTGGTCGGCCCCAGCTGGGGTGAGCAGATCGCCAACAAGGCCTGGCAGGGCCTCGGGATCTTCCTGGTCCTCGTCGTGATCTATCTGGCGATCGCCTTCGAATGGCGCATGGCGGTCGCCGCGTTCGTCGCCCTGATCCACGACATCACCATCACGGTCGGCATCTACGCCCTCGTGGGCTTCGAGGTCACACCGGGCACGGTGATCGGTCTGCTGACGATCCTCGGTTACTCCTTGTACGACACGGTCGTCGTCTTCGACAGCCTCAAGGAACAGACGAAGGACATCACCAAACAGACCCGCTGGACCTACAGCGACATCGCCAACCGGTCGATCAACAGCACCCTGGTGCGCTCGATCAACACCACGGTGGTCGCGCTGCTGCCCGTGGCGGGCCTGCTGTTCATCGGTGGCGGTGTCCTCGGCGCCGGCATGCTCAACGACATCTCGCTGTCGTTGTTCGTCGGCCTCGCGGCCGGTGCGTACTCCTCGATCTTCATCGCCACACCGCTCGTCGCCGACCTCAAGGAGCGCGAGCCGCAGCTGAAGGCACTGAAGAAGCGGGTCCTCGCCAAGCGGGCCCAGAGCGCCGACCAGGGCGAGACGGTGGCCGTCGACGGCCCCGACGAACCGCTCGCCGACGAGCCGGAGGACGCCGCTCCCGCGGGGGTCGGCCCGCGCAACCAGCCCGCGTCCCGCACTCGCGGCCGCGGCCGACCCTCGGGGAAGCGTCGATGA
- the yajC gene encoding preprotein translocase subunit YajC: MNSLVTLLPFIVLIGAMILMTRSAKKKQQQAVDMRNQMQPGSGVRTIGGMYATVKEVNEDTVLLDAGPGVDLLFAKNSIGAVLSDDEYNRIVHGIEHDLKADADTVPDDASSLTETDEPVDAAPSDEKSVDLGKKDADEEPADAAEAKRDEEPRKTDGDADAK, from the coding sequence GTGAATAGCCTCGTGACCCTCCTCCCGTTCATCGTGCTCATCGGGGCCATGATCCTGATGACCCGCTCGGCCAAGAAGAAGCAGCAGCAGGCCGTTGACATGCGGAACCAGATGCAGCCCGGTTCCGGAGTCCGCACCATCGGGGGCATGTACGCAACGGTCAAGGAAGTCAACGAGGACACGGTCCTCCTCGACGCCGGCCCGGGCGTCGACCTCCTCTTCGCCAAGAACTCCATCGGTGCCGTGCTCTCCGACGACGAGTACAACCGCATCGTGCACGGCATCGAGCACGACCTGAAGGCCGACGCGGACACCGTCCCGGACGACGCCTCCTCCCTCACCGAGACCGACGAGCCCGTCGACGCCGCCCCCTCCGACGAGAAGTCCGTCGACCTCGGCAAGAAGGACGCGGACGAGGAGCCCGCCGACGCCGCCGAGGCGAAGCGGGACGAGGAGCCGAGGAAGACCGACGGCGACGCCGACGCGAAGTAG
- a CDS encoding adenine phosphoribosyltransferase: MTDIKELLLSRIRDVADYPEPGVMFKDITPLLADPAAFTALTDALAEIVERTGATKVVGLEARGFILGAPVAVRAGVGFIPVRKAGKLPGATLRQAYDLEYGSAEIEVHAEDLTGGDRVLVVDDVLATGGTAEASLELIRRAGAEVAGVAVLMELAFLNGRARLEPALAGAPLEALLTV; encoded by the coding sequence ATGACCGACATCAAGGAGCTGCTCCTCAGCCGCATCCGTGACGTGGCCGACTACCCGGAGCCGGGCGTGATGTTCAAGGACATCACCCCGCTCCTGGCGGACCCGGCGGCGTTCACCGCGCTGACGGACGCGCTGGCCGAGATCGTGGAGCGCACCGGCGCCACGAAGGTCGTCGGCCTGGAGGCCCGCGGCTTCATCCTCGGCGCCCCGGTCGCCGTGCGGGCCGGCGTCGGCTTCATCCCCGTCCGCAAGGCGGGCAAGCTCCCCGGAGCGACGCTGCGCCAGGCGTACGACCTGGAGTACGGCTCGGCGGAGATCGAGGTGCACGCCGAGGACCTGACCGGCGGCGACCGCGTCCTGGTCGTCGACGACGTCCTCGCCACCGGCGGCACGGCGGAGGCCTCCCTGGAGCTCATCCGCCGGGCCGGAGCGGAGGTCGCGGGCGTGGCCGTCCTGATGGAACTGGCCTTCCTCAACGGCCGCGCCCGTCTGGAGCCGGCCCTGGCCGGAGCCCCGCTGGAGGCCCTGCTCACCGTCTGA